In Mycolicibacterium phocaicum, one DNA window encodes the following:
- the fadD12 gene encoding acyl-CoA ligase FadD12 — protein sequence MGITDKLTATAGLVNTMVRAGVIAPLRPDKYVRIAGAMARENMSVTSGFASSAQRCGNRPGLIDELGTLTFSELDKRGDAFAAALQTLPSAKVVGIMARNHRGFVDSLIAANRIGADVLLLNTSFAGPAMAEVVARENVDVIIYDEEFTATVDRALEDRTGRSEVTRIVAWTDTEDHPLTVESLIIDHRGLQPRRTGEKSRVILLTSGTTGTPKGAKHSGGGVDALKAILDRTPWRTEETTVVVAPMFHAWGFSQLVFAASMACTVVTRRKFDPQATLALVDKYQATGLCVVPVMFDRIMELPDHIRNRYSGRSLRFAAASGSRMRPDVVTSFMDQFGDVIYNNYNATEAGMIATATPADLRAAPDTAGRPAEGTEIKILDGDFKELPTGEVGTIYVRNSTQFDGYTSGATNDFHQDYMSSGDVGYLDAAGRLFVVGRDDEMIVSGGENVYPIEVEKTLLTHPEVAEATVLGVDDEQYGQRLVAFVVLTDGAETTEDALKQHVRDNLANYKVPRSITVLAELPRNSTGKIDRRELKALVDGA from the coding sequence GTGGGTATCACCGACAAGCTGACCGCAACAGCCGGCCTGGTCAACACCATGGTCCGGGCCGGTGTCATCGCCCCGCTCCGTCCGGACAAATACGTCCGGATCGCCGGCGCCATGGCGCGCGAAAACATGAGCGTCACTTCGGGTTTCGCGAGTTCTGCGCAGCGCTGCGGTAACCGTCCCGGCCTCATCGACGAACTCGGCACACTGACCTTCAGTGAGCTCGACAAGCGGGGCGACGCGTTCGCCGCCGCACTGCAGACGCTGCCCTCGGCCAAGGTCGTCGGCATCATGGCGCGCAACCACCGGGGCTTCGTCGACTCCCTGATCGCGGCCAACCGCATCGGCGCGGATGTGTTGCTGCTCAACACTTCCTTCGCGGGCCCGGCGATGGCCGAGGTCGTGGCCCGCGAGAACGTCGACGTCATCATCTATGACGAAGAGTTCACCGCGACCGTCGATCGTGCTTTGGAAGACCGCACGGGGCGGTCCGAAGTGACCCGGATCGTGGCGTGGACCGACACCGAGGACCACCCACTGACCGTCGAGTCACTCATCATCGACCATCGCGGGCTGCAGCCGCGACGCACGGGCGAGAAGAGCCGCGTGATCCTGCTGACCTCCGGAACCACCGGAACTCCCAAGGGCGCCAAGCATTCCGGCGGTGGCGTGGACGCGCTGAAGGCGATCCTAGACCGCACGCCCTGGCGCACCGAGGAGACGACCGTCGTCGTCGCGCCGATGTTCCACGCCTGGGGCTTCTCGCAACTGGTGTTCGCGGCATCGATGGCCTGCACCGTCGTCACGCGGCGCAAGTTCGACCCGCAGGCCACGCTGGCGCTGGTCGACAAGTACCAGGCGACCGGATTGTGTGTCGTCCCAGTGATGTTCGACCGGATCATGGAGCTGCCGGACCACATCCGCAACCGCTACAGCGGCCGCTCGCTGCGGTTCGCCGCGGCCTCCGGCTCGCGCATGCGTCCCGACGTCGTCACGTCGTTCATGGACCAGTTCGGTGACGTCATCTACAACAACTACAACGCCACCGAGGCCGGCATGATCGCCACCGCGACGCCGGCCGACCTGCGCGCCGCCCCCGATACCGCCGGCCGCCCCGCCGAGGGCACCGAGATCAAGATCCTGGACGGCGACTTCAAGGAGTTGCCGACGGGTGAGGTCGGCACCATCTACGTGCGCAACTCCACGCAGTTCGACGGTTACACCTCCGGTGCCACAAACGATTTCCACCAGGACTACATGTCCTCGGGCGATGTCGGCTATCTCGATGCCGCCGGCCGCCTGTTCGTCGTCGGCCGCGACGACGAGATGATCGTGTCGGGCGGCGAGAACGTCTACCCGATCGAGGTGGAGAAGACGCTGCTGACGCACCCCGAGGTGGCCGAGGCCACCGTGCTGGGTGTCGACGACGAGCAGTACGGCCAGCGGCTGGTGGCGTTCGTCGTGCTGACCGACGGGGCGGAAACCACCGAAGATGCGCTCAAGCAGCACGTGCGCGACAACCTGGCCAATTACAAAGTGCCACGGTCGATTACGGTGCTGGCCGAACTGCCCCGCAACAGCACCGGCAAGATCGACCGCCGCGAGTTGAAGGCGCTGGTCGATGGCGCGTAA
- a CDS encoding alpha/beta hydrolase: MARKPVTLLRAVLGLVNATNAARPLARSGNPGIVAFAYGWPSSEAAGLMLSSSVLSAVRRGRRGDFSGTGGRIALVINAITWAVLGYIFARSRSSQPAFEEPLTDVIGPRNPADPGVPRLPGIGRTMLSRRKYNKDTVKYGPHRANLADIWRRPDLPRDGKAPVLLQVPGGGWMLGDRRPQAYPLMGALADRGWICVSIGYRVSPKHQWPAHIIDVKQALAWVKEHIAEYGGDPDFVAISGGSAGGHLSSLAALTPGDPQWQPGFEDADTSVVAAVPVYGRYDWFGFEGPGRAEMMRALEQLIIKKRFANDSQVFLDASPIKRIGPDAPPFFVLHGTNDTLIDVQEGRDFVAALRAQSPAPVAYAEIPNAQHAFDVFGSAHGRYTAEAITRFLEWVRVEKGHAASNVAVG; this comes from the coding sequence ATGGCGCGTAAACCGGTGACCCTGCTGCGGGCCGTGCTCGGACTCGTCAACGCCACCAACGCGGCCCGCCCGCTCGCGCGGTCCGGAAACCCCGGCATCGTCGCGTTCGCCTATGGCTGGCCCTCCAGTGAAGCGGCCGGATTAATGCTCAGTTCCTCGGTGCTGTCCGCGGTCCGCCGCGGCCGGCGCGGCGATTTCTCGGGCACCGGCGGCCGAATCGCGTTGGTTATCAACGCGATCACCTGGGCCGTCCTGGGATACATCTTCGCCCGGAGCCGGAGCTCGCAGCCGGCGTTCGAGGAGCCCCTGACCGACGTGATCGGTCCGCGCAATCCCGCCGACCCGGGCGTCCCGCGCCTGCCCGGCATCGGACGCACCATGCTGTCACGCCGCAAATACAACAAGGACACCGTCAAGTACGGCCCGCACCGCGCCAACCTGGCCGACATCTGGCGTCGCCCCGACCTGCCGCGCGACGGCAAAGCCCCTGTGCTGCTTCAGGTTCCGGGCGGCGGCTGGATGCTCGGCGATCGTCGGCCGCAGGCCTACCCGCTGATGGGCGCCCTGGCCGACCGCGGCTGGATCTGTGTGTCCATCGGCTACCGCGTCAGCCCGAAACATCAATGGCCGGCACACATCATCGACGTCAAGCAGGCCTTGGCCTGGGTCAAGGAACACATCGCCGAGTACGGCGGCGACCCCGATTTCGTGGCGATCAGCGGCGGCTCGGCGGGCGGTCACCTGTCGTCATTGGCGGCGTTGACTCCCGGGGATCCCCAGTGGCAGCCGGGCTTCGAGGACGCCGACACCTCGGTGGTGGCCGCGGTCCCGGTGTACGGCCGGTACGACTGGTTCGGCTTCGAAGGCCCCGGGCGCGCCGAGATGATGCGGGCCCTCGAGCAGCTGATCATCAAGAAGCGGTTCGCCAACGATTCGCAGGTGTTCCTGGACGCCTCCCCCATCAAGCGGATCGGTCCCGACGCCCCGCCGTTCTTCGTGCTGCACGGCACCAACGACACGTTGATCGACGTCCAGGAGGGACGGGATTTCGTCGCCGCGTTGCGGGCGCAGTCACCGGCGCCGGTGGCGTACGCCGAGATCCCCAACGCGCAGCACGCATTCGACGTGTTCGGCTCGGCACACGGCCGCTACACCGCCGAGGCGATCACGCGGTTCCTCGAGTGGGTGCGGGTCGAGAAGGGGCATGCCGCGAGCAACGTCGCCGTCGGTTGA
- a CDS encoding WS/DGAT/MGAT family O-acyltransferase, protein MKRLSGWDAFLLYSETPNVHMHTLKIAVIDLAGLGDRTFGINEFRRVLRERLYKLEPFGYQLVDIPFKFHHPMWREHAEVDLEYHVRPWRVAAPGGRRELDEAIGEIASTPLDRSRPLWEMYLVEGLANGRVAVVGKIHHALADGVASANLLALGMDITEGPQRDNDLYVTDPAPSRGQLVRSAFADHLRQIARFPGVVKYTADGMARVRKSSRKLSPELTRPFTPPPSFMNHVITPQRRFATATLALADVKETSKKLGVTINDLVLAMSSGALRELLLKYDGKADHPLLASVPMSYDFSPDRISGNRFSGVLIALPVDVDDAAQRVQQAREAALLAKESHQLVGPELVARWAAYMPPAPMESMFRRLSNKDGQNKVLNLNISNVPGPREVGKVGGATVTEIYSVGPLTAGSGLNITVWSYVDQLNISVLADGSTTDDPHEVTAGMVEDFKQIRRAAGLSEELTVVETAMAQ, encoded by the coding sequence GTGAAACGACTGAGTGGGTGGGACGCGTTCCTGCTGTATTCGGAAACGCCCAACGTGCACATGCACACCCTCAAGATCGCCGTCATCGACCTGGCCGGCCTCGGTGATCGCACCTTCGGGATCAACGAATTCCGCCGCGTGCTGCGCGAACGGCTGTACAAGCTGGAGCCCTTCGGCTACCAACTCGTCGACATCCCCTTCAAGTTCCACCATCCGATGTGGCGCGAGCACGCCGAGGTCGACCTCGAGTACCACGTGCGGCCGTGGCGGGTTGCCGCTCCGGGTGGTCGCCGCGAACTGGACGAGGCCATCGGCGAAATCGCCAGTACCCCACTGGATCGCAGCCGGCCGCTGTGGGAGATGTACCTCGTCGAAGGTCTGGCCAACGGGCGGGTCGCCGTGGTCGGCAAGATCCATCACGCGTTGGCCGACGGGGTGGCCTCGGCCAACCTGCTGGCGCTCGGTATGGACATCACCGAGGGACCGCAACGCGACAATGATCTGTACGTGACGGATCCGGCGCCGTCGCGCGGCCAGCTCGTCCGGTCGGCGTTCGCGGACCACCTTCGGCAGATCGCACGCTTCCCCGGCGTCGTGAAGTACACCGCCGACGGTATGGCGCGGGTACGCAAGAGCAGCCGCAAGCTGTCGCCCGAACTGACCCGGCCGTTCACGCCGCCGCCGAGCTTCATGAACCACGTGATCACGCCCCAGCGACGTTTCGCCACAGCCACTTTGGCGCTCGCGGATGTCAAGGAGACCAGCAAGAAGCTCGGCGTCACCATCAACGACCTGGTGCTGGCCATGTCGTCGGGCGCGTTGCGCGAGCTGCTGCTGAAGTACGACGGCAAGGCCGATCACCCGCTGTTGGCATCGGTGCCGATGAGCTACGACTTCTCGCCGGATCGTATCTCCGGCAACCGATTCAGTGGCGTGCTGATCGCGCTGCCGGTCGACGTCGACGACGCTGCGCAGCGCGTCCAGCAGGCCCGCGAGGCCGCCCTGCTGGCCAAGGAGAGTCACCAGCTGGTCGGCCCGGAGCTCGTCGCCCGGTGGGCGGCCTACATGCCGCCGGCGCCGATGGAGTCCATGTTCCGCCGGCTGTCCAACAAGGACGGGCAGAACAAGGTGCTGAACCTCAACATCTCGAACGTCCCCGGACCCCGGGAAGTCGGCAAGGTGGGCGGCGCGACCGTCACCGAGATCTATTCGGTCGGACCGCTCACCGCGGGCAGCGGCCTGAACATCACGGTGTGGAGCTACGTCGACCAGCTCAACATCTCGGTTCTCGCCGACGGCTCGACCACCGACGATCCGCACGAGGTGACCGCGGGCATGGTCGAGGACTTCAAGCAGATCCGCAGGGCCGCAGGGCTTTCCGAGGAGCTGACGGTCGTCGAGACCGCCATGGCGCAGTAG
- a CDS encoding alpha/beta hydrolase, with protein sequence MTARPNNDVHGPSLATRLRWFMAAKPSDHLLAMATAAASLPVIGKSLEPLGGATAMTLWGMRHVPSFWASTSKALFTPSVAEIRRAERDCTNEVVRAALTGVVPPKELDIEWPAPERTPPFWRAREHRRQVHRTSVRYGDSPSQLLDVWRADDLPSEPAPVLIYLPGGAWVHGSRLLQGYALMSHLAQHGWVCLSIDYRVAPNHRWPQHITDVKTAIAWARANVDKFGGDRDFIAISGGSAGGHLAALAGLTANDPELQTELPEGADTSVDAVVGIYGRYDWEDRSTKEREEFVDFLERVVVRRRIDKHPEIYRQASPIARVHRDAPPFLVIHGSGDSVIPVAQARDFVHELRAVSDSTVSYIELPGAGHGFDMIDGARTGSMATAIGLFLDEVRRNQNLHCVEEVV encoded by the coding sequence ATGACGGCTCGACCGAACAATGATGTTCACGGCCCTTCCCTGGCCACCAGGCTGCGCTGGTTCATGGCAGCCAAGCCCTCCGATCATCTGTTGGCGATGGCCACGGCGGCCGCGTCGCTGCCGGTGATCGGCAAGAGTCTCGAGCCGCTCGGCGGCGCCACCGCGATGACCCTCTGGGGCATGCGGCACGTGCCCAGCTTCTGGGCGTCGACGTCGAAGGCGCTGTTCACTCCCAGCGTCGCCGAGATCCGCCGGGCCGAGCGCGACTGCACCAACGAGGTCGTCCGCGCCGCGCTGACGGGCGTCGTGCCACCCAAGGAACTCGACATCGAATGGCCGGCGCCCGAGCGCACGCCGCCGTTCTGGCGGGCACGCGAACACCGGCGCCAGGTGCACCGCACGTCGGTGCGCTACGGCGACAGCCCGTCGCAACTGCTGGACGTCTGGCGCGCCGACGACCTGCCCAGCGAGCCGGCCCCGGTCCTGATCTATCTGCCCGGCGGGGCCTGGGTGCACGGCAGCCGGCTGCTGCAGGGCTATGCCCTGATGAGCCATCTGGCCCAGCACGGCTGGGTCTGTCTGTCCATCGACTACCGCGTGGCCCCGAATCACCGTTGGCCGCAACACATCACCGACGTCAAGACTGCGATCGCGTGGGCCCGGGCCAACGTCGACAAGTTCGGTGGCGACCGCGACTTCATAGCCATCTCCGGTGGCTCGGCCGGTGGGCACCTCGCCGCGCTGGCGGGTCTGACGGCCAACGATCCCGAACTGCAGACCGAGCTGCCCGAGGGCGCCGACACGTCGGTCGACGCCGTTGTCGGCATCTACGGCCGGTACGACTGGGAGGACCGGTCCACCAAGGAGCGCGAGGAGTTCGTCGACTTCCTGGAGCGCGTCGTGGTCCGGCGCCGCATCGACAAACACCCGGAGATCTACCGGCAGGCGTCGCCGATCGCGCGCGTGCACCGCGATGCGCCGCCGTTCCTCGTCATTCACGGCAGCGGCGACAGCGTGATCCCGGTGGCGCAGGCGCGGGACTTCGTACACGAGCTGCGCGCGGTGTCCGATTCCACGGTCAGTTACATCGAATTGCCCGGTGCCGGACACGGTTTCGACATGATCGACGGTGCCCGCACGGGGTCGATGGCCACTGCCATAGGGTTGTTCCTCGACGAGGTTCGCCGGAACCAGAACCTGCACTGTGTCGAAGAGGTCGTCTAG
- a CDS encoding acyl-CoA dehydrogenase translates to MGTSALAITDDHNDLADSAAGLLHRLGSRAAARATLEGGPSHPAGFWTAAADLGWQGLAIPEAYGGSGFGLPELAVVLEAQGRELCPGPFLPTVAAGVVIDRCGTEELRAALLPGLADGSTVAALGLSGHVHITGHTVFGESPTVLGAPDAALLVLVAGDDLVVVDAQANGVTVTPLAGADTTRSIGSVTLDQVEAIAVIRDAAIKAHNAFRILAAAEAVGISWAALEMAVEYAKVREQFGRTIGTFQAVKHHAANMLVAAELTTAAAWDAARADDLDDTWFGAAVAATQAMHSQVFNAENNIQLHGGIGFTWEHDAHLYLRRALTLSALTGDGADPLADVVDGQRTGRAHGASFALPEEAAEYRTAARDAVATLRSLTEDKKRDFLVDSGYLVPHWPKPWGRDAGVLEQLVIEEEFRDVERPDLGITGWVTLTIAQAGTDDQRERWVYPVLRGEIMWCQLFSEPEAGSDAAAVRTSAKKVDGGWLVTGQKVWTSLAQYCQWGLATVRTDPDAPKHAGVTMMAIDMKAPGVTVNPLKGLTGNAHFNEVFFDDVFVPDADVIGDVNKGWLVARATLGNERLSIGGGSGAQSGFSADDLIALLDAAPPELAAGLRDRAGAVIAEGHTLRLLNLRRISRAIAGTGPGPEGNVTKLVVAEQGQRQTELGMKLAGAAAVTGQTPALTQAYLGYRAMTIAGGTSEITRNTIAERILGLPRDPLLK, encoded by the coding sequence ATGGGTACCTCAGCGCTGGCGATCACCGACGACCACAACGACCTCGCGGACTCAGCGGCGGGACTGCTGCACCGGCTCGGTAGCCGGGCCGCCGCCCGCGCCACGCTCGAGGGTGGGCCGTCGCATCCGGCCGGCTTCTGGACGGCCGCGGCCGATCTGGGGTGGCAGGGCCTGGCGATCCCCGAGGCGTACGGTGGCTCCGGTTTCGGGCTGCCCGAGCTGGCGGTGGTGCTCGAGGCGCAGGGCCGCGAATTGTGCCCCGGGCCGTTCCTGCCGACCGTCGCCGCCGGCGTCGTCATCGACCGGTGCGGAACCGAGGAGCTGCGCGCGGCGCTGCTGCCCGGGCTGGCCGACGGCAGCACCGTCGCCGCCCTGGGTTTGTCGGGCCACGTTCACATCACCGGCCACACCGTGTTCGGCGAGAGCCCCACGGTGCTGGGCGCGCCCGATGCCGCGCTTCTGGTCCTGGTCGCCGGTGACGACTTGGTGGTCGTCGACGCCCAGGCCAACGGAGTCACCGTCACCCCGCTGGCCGGGGCTGACACCACGCGCAGCATCGGCTCGGTGACGCTGGACCAGGTCGAGGCCATCGCCGTCATCCGCGATGCAGCCATCAAGGCGCACAACGCTTTTCGCATTCTGGCCGCCGCCGAAGCCGTCGGGATCAGCTGGGCGGCGCTGGAGATGGCCGTCGAGTACGCCAAGGTGCGCGAGCAGTTCGGCCGCACCATCGGCACGTTCCAGGCCGTCAAACACCATGCCGCCAACATGCTGGTGGCGGCCGAACTCACCACCGCCGCCGCATGGGACGCGGCACGCGCCGACGATCTGGACGACACCTGGTTCGGCGCGGCCGTGGCCGCCACCCAGGCGATGCACAGCCAGGTCTTCAACGCGGAGAACAACATTCAGCTGCACGGCGGCATCGGCTTCACCTGGGAGCACGACGCGCACCTGTACCTGCGCCGGGCCCTCACACTGTCCGCATTGACGGGAGACGGCGCCGACCCGCTGGCCGATGTGGTCGACGGGCAGCGCACCGGCCGGGCCCACGGCGCGTCGTTCGCACTGCCCGAGGAAGCGGCCGAATATCGCACCGCCGCCCGCGACGCCGTCGCCACCCTGCGGTCGTTGACGGAAGACAAGAAGCGCGACTTTCTCGTCGATTCCGGCTATCTGGTGCCGCACTGGCCCAAGCCGTGGGGCCGGGACGCGGGCGTGCTGGAGCAGTTGGTGATCGAGGAGGAGTTCCGCGATGTGGAGCGGCCCGACCTGGGCATCACCGGCTGGGTGACGCTGACCATCGCGCAGGCCGGCACCGACGACCAGCGTGAGCGCTGGGTATACCCGGTACTGCGTGGCGAGATCATGTGGTGCCAGCTGTTCTCCGAACCCGAGGCCGGCTCGGACGCCGCCGCGGTGCGCACCAGCGCCAAGAAGGTCGACGGCGGCTGGCTGGTGACCGGGCAGAAGGTGTGGACCAGCCTGGCCCAGTACTGCCAGTGGGGCCTGGCCACCGTCCGCACCGATCCCGACGCCCCCAAGCACGCCGGCGTCACGATGATGGCGATCGACATGAAGGCGCCCGGCGTGACCGTCAACCCCCTCAAGGGCCTGACCGGCAACGCCCACTTCAACGAGGTGTTCTTCGACGACGTGTTCGTCCCGGACGCCGACGTCATCGGTGACGTCAACAAGGGCTGGCTGGTGGCGCGCGCGACGCTGGGGAACGAGCGCCTGTCGATCGGTGGCGGCTCCGGCGCGCAGTCCGGCTTCAGCGCGGACGATCTGATCGCCCTGCTGGACGCGGCCCCGCCGGAACTCGCGGCCGGGCTGCGCGACCGGGCCGGCGCCGTGATCGCCGAGGGACACACCCTGCGGCTGCTGAATCTGCGCCGGATCAGCCGGGCCATCGCGGGCACCGGCCCGGGGCCCGAGGGCAACGTCACAAAACTCGTGGTGGCCGAACAGGGGCAGCGCCAGACCGAGCTGGGCATGAAGCTGGCCGGCGCCGCGGCCGTGACCGGGCAAACTCCCGCGCTCACCCAGGCCTACCTGGGCTACCGCGCCATGACCATCGCCGGCGGCACCTCGGAGATCACCCGGAACACCATCGCCGAACGCATTCTCGGCCTGCCCCGTGATCCTTTGCTCAAGTAG
- a CDS encoding septum formation family protein, whose translation MSVLSVKFGTQRRALLAALLCAQLIAGVVTVAAVGPSAGGATDDDHTDAVFRSANAGSCLTWQPEPPQRPAFVQCSSPHLFEVVNAVPGDGDQESCAVSGRRYLGSHYDPNGRFAYGLLRSVGEGSGSRISLCGLQLPGPNGAQLPFRGLVAEQDQSRVWPPGTCLGADMKGGQTDLVPVDCAEPHSVEAVGPIDLDAHFHDGPPPSDAEQEEVLRPACVTMATAYLAPKTLSGSALTLNHRPIGPASWSAGSHQVLCALAPRTPGPMTGSVKAPGGATAVPAPVAAHPVAPPPPATTTTVAPTSSAPTTAAAPSTAAAPSSSSSATSTASSAASVAQTAEAPSASVTDTTAPPAAPASPVDNPAHVPQAPPAEPAPPAEPAPPSHVLEIPGMAPITLPWAPPPL comes from the coding sequence ATGAGTGTGCTATCGGTCAAGTTCGGGACGCAGCGCCGCGCTTTGCTAGCGGCTTTGCTGTGCGCCCAACTGATCGCCGGCGTGGTCACCGTGGCCGCTGTCGGCCCGTCCGCGGGCGGCGCGACCGACGACGACCACACCGACGCCGTCTTCCGCAGCGCGAACGCCGGCAGCTGCCTGACCTGGCAACCTGAGCCGCCACAGCGCCCCGCGTTCGTCCAGTGCAGCAGCCCGCACCTGTTCGAGGTCGTCAACGCCGTCCCGGGAGACGGCGACCAGGAATCCTGCGCGGTGTCGGGACGCCGGTACCTCGGATCGCACTACGACCCGAACGGCCGATTCGCGTACGGCCTGCTGCGCTCGGTGGGCGAGGGTTCCGGGTCCCGCATCTCGCTGTGCGGACTGCAACTGCCCGGCCCGAACGGCGCGCAGCTGCCGTTCCGCGGGCTCGTCGCCGAACAGGACCAGTCACGGGTATGGCCGCCGGGCACCTGCCTGGGAGCCGACATGAAGGGCGGGCAGACGGACCTGGTGCCCGTGGACTGCGCCGAACCGCACTCGGTCGAGGCCGTCGGCCCCATCGACCTCGACGCACACTTCCACGACGGCCCGCCGCCCTCGGATGCCGAGCAGGAAGAGGTACTGCGGCCCGCCTGCGTCACGATGGCCACCGCGTATCTGGCGCCAAAGACCCTGTCCGGCAGCGCATTGACCCTGAACCACCGACCGATCGGGCCGGCCAGCTGGTCCGCCGGCAGCCACCAGGTGCTCTGCGCCCTGGCGCCGCGCACACCCGGCCCGATGACCGGAAGCGTCAAGGCCCCCGGCGGCGCCACCGCAGTACCCGCTCCCGTGGCCGCGCATCCGGTCGCACCGCCCCCGCCGGCTACGACGACGACCGTCGCGCCGACGAGCAGCGCGCCGACCACCGCCGCGGCCCCGAGTACGGCAGCGGCACCGTCTTCGTCTTCGTCGGCGACATCGACTGCGTCGTCAGCGGCGTCGGTGGCCCAAACCGCCGAGGCGCCAAGCGCTTCCGTCACCGATACCACCGCGCCGCCGGCAGCCCCGGCGTCGCCCGTCGACAACCCGGCCCACGTACCGCAGGCGCCCCCGGCCGAACCGGCACCACCCGCCGAGCCGGCCCCGCCGTCGCACGTGCTCGAGATCCCGGGCATGGCCCCGATCACCCTGCCCTGGGCCCCGCCCCCGCTGTAA
- a CDS encoding endonuclease domain-containing protein, whose translation MGEPFIGSEAVAAGRLTRHQLRMNFVAVHKDVYVPRGTRPTAIIRAKAAWLRSHRTGVLAGFSAAAMHGARYIDPSLPANIIGSPCRPTRGIVVWADSTEADEVCDIGELRLTTAARTAVDLARKFPEDVAVAAIDALARATKLTVADIELAAQRRAGQRGIRQARKAIALVDPKAESPRETALRLLIVRAGFPPPESQHPICNEFSVLIGVVDFAWPELKVAVEYEGRHHMDPDQVRKDIARIEEMIEMSWLVIRVTSRDSAGVVLRRIAHARKSRGAVDHVELRTGGAEPSWRSAS comes from the coding sequence GTGGGGGAGCCATTCATCGGCAGTGAAGCAGTGGCGGCGGGTCGCCTGACCCGTCATCAGCTGCGGATGAATTTCGTTGCAGTCCACAAGGATGTTTACGTCCCGAGGGGAACACGACCAACCGCGATCATCCGAGCGAAGGCCGCATGGCTGCGCTCCCACCGCACGGGCGTTCTCGCGGGATTCTCAGCGGCGGCAATGCACGGAGCCAGGTATATCGATCCGTCCTTGCCCGCCAACATCATTGGCAGTCCCTGTCGACCGACGCGCGGCATCGTGGTGTGGGCCGACAGCACCGAGGCCGATGAGGTGTGCGATATCGGCGAACTGCGCCTGACCACTGCCGCCCGCACCGCGGTCGACCTGGCACGCAAGTTCCCTGAAGACGTCGCGGTCGCCGCCATCGATGCACTGGCGCGTGCGACGAAACTGACGGTCGCTGATATCGAACTGGCCGCGCAGCGTCGAGCCGGTCAGCGCGGGATCCGGCAGGCGCGGAAGGCCATCGCACTGGTTGACCCGAAAGCAGAGTCGCCCCGGGAAACCGCCTTGCGACTGCTGATTGTTCGCGCTGGATTCCCACCGCCCGAAAGTCAGCATCCGATCTGCAACGAATTCTCCGTGCTGATCGGAGTTGTCGATTTCGCCTGGCCGGAGTTGAAGGTCGCGGTCGAATACGAGGGCCGGCACCACATGGACCCAGATCAGGTCCGCAAAGACATCGCCCGGATCGAGGAGATGATCGAGATGAGCTGGCTCGTCATCCGCGTCACTTCGCGTGATTCTGCCGGTGTGGTGCTCCGCAGAATTGCCCATGCCCGCAAGTCACGAGGAGCGGTGGACCACGTAGAACTCAGGACGGGCGGGGCGGAGCCTTCGTGGCGGTCCGCCTCGTGA